A single region of the Musa acuminata AAA Group cultivar baxijiao chromosome BXJ1-11, Cavendish_Baxijiao_AAA, whole genome shotgun sequence genome encodes:
- the LOC135597342 gene encoding proteasome subunit beta type-4-like, translating to MEVVAVKDSAISENGTERTLYPYVTGTSVIGMKYKDGVILAADMGGSYGSTLRYKSVERIKHIGKHSLLGASGEISDFQEILRYLDELILYDNMWDDGNSLGPKEVHNYLTRVMYNRRNKFNPLWNSLVLGGVKNGQKYLGMVGMIGTHFEDNHVATGFGNHLARPILRAEWREDLSFEEAVKLLEKCLLVLLYRDRSAINKFQIAKITDEGVTISQPYALKTYWGFSAFQNPSKGAEGSW from the exons GTATCCGTATGTGACTGGTACATCAGTGATAGGcatgaaatataaagatggtgTTATTTTGGCTGCTGACATGGGAG GTTCCTATGGATCCACTTTACGATACAAGAGTGTAGAGCGTATAAAACACATTGGTAAACATTCTCTTCTTGGAGCAAGTGGAGAAATCAGTGATTTCCAGGAGATTTTGCGTTATCTTGATGAGCTCAT CCTGTATGATAACATGTGGGATGATGGGAATTCGCTTGGTCCAAAGGAGGTTCACAACTACCTCACTCGGGTGATGTATAACAGGCGTAATAAGTTCAATCCTCTTTGGAATTCACTTGTTCTTGGTGGAGTGAAGAATGGCCAGAAGTATCTTGGCATG GTTGGCATGATTGGCACACATTTTGAGGACAATCATGTTGCTACTGGATTTGGAAATCATCTTGCAAGGCCAATACTTCGTGCTGAATGGCGTGAGGATTTGAGCTTTGAAGAGGCTGTTAAGTTGCTGGAGAAGTGCTTGCTTGTGCTCTTATATCGTGATAGATCAGCAATTAATAAGTTTCAG ATTGCGAAGATAACCGATGAAGGGGTGACCATCTCTCAGCCATATGCCCTGAAGACCTATTGGGGTTTCTCTGCCTTCCAAAACCCAAGCAAGGGAGCTGAGGGATCATGGTAA
- the LOC135597343 gene encoding uncharacterized protein LOC135597343 isoform X2 has translation MAIAALRRIPVHLARSDPFIYLRPLARPCSSSSSAAIAPSSSGSKKVADRIVKLHAVDPEGSKREVVGLSGQTLLRALINAGLIDPASHRLEEIDACSAECEVHIAQQWLDKLPSASYDERYVLTRASRDRILNKHARLGCQVVLQPELQGMVVAVPEPKPWDTP, from the coding sequence ATGGCGATCGCCGCCCTGCGTCGGATCCCTGTCCACCTCGCTCGATCCGATCCCTTCATCTATCTCCGGCCCCTTGCGCGCCCCTGCTCCTCTTCATCTTCCGCTGCCATCGCTCCCTCCTCCTCCGGTTCCAAGAAGGTCGCCGACCGGATCGTCAAACTGCACGCCGTCGATCCCGAAGGAAGCAAGCGTGAAGTGGTCGGACTCTCCGGTCAGACGCTTCTCCGCGCTCTGATCAACGCCGGCCTCATCGACCCCGCGTCCCACCGCTTGGAGGAGATCGACGCCTGCTCCGCGGAGTGCGAGGTCCACATCGCGCAGCAGTGGCTCGACAAGCTTCCGTCGGCGTCCTACGACGAGCGTTACGTTCTCACCAGGGCCTCCAGGGACCGCATCCTCAACAAGCACGCCAGGCTCGGGTGCCAGGTCGTTCTCCAGCCCGAGCTGCAAGGTATGGTTGTTGCCGTCCCGGAGCCCAAGCCTTGGGACACCCCCTAG
- the LOC135597343 gene encoding uncharacterized protein LOC135597343 isoform X1: MAIAALRRIPVHLARSDPFIYLRPLARPCSSSSSAAIAPSSSGSKKVADRIVKLHAVDPEGSKREVVGLSGQTLLRALINAGLIDPASHRLEEIDACSAECEVHIAQQWLDKLPSASYDERYVLTRASRDRILNKHARLGCQVVLQPELQGVLSSLLNVLFNMQKRLMKTMF; the protein is encoded by the exons ATGGCGATCGCCGCCCTGCGTCGGATCCCTGTCCACCTCGCTCGATCCGATCCCTTCATCTATCTCCGGCCCCTTGCGCGCCCCTGCTCCTCTTCATCTTCCGCTGCCATCGCTCCCTCCTCCTCCGGTTCCAAGAAGGTCGCCGACCGGATCGTCAAACTGCACGCCGTCGATCCCGAAGGAAGCAAGCGTGAAGTGGTCGGACTCTCCGGTCAGACGCTTCTCCGCGCTCTGATCAACGCCGGCCTCATCGACCCCGCGTCCCACCGCTTGGAGGAGATCGACGCCTGCTCCGCGGAGTGCGAGGTCCACATCGCGCAGCAGTGGCTCGACAAGCTTCCGTCGGCGTCCTACGACGAGCGTTACGTTCTCACCAGGGCCTCCAGGGACCGCATCCTCAACAAGCACGCCAGGCTCGGGTGCCAGGTCGTTCTCCAGCCCGAGCTGCAAG GTGTCTTGAGTTCCCTCTTGAATGTATTATTCAATATGCAGAAGAGACTGATGAAGACAATGTTCTAA
- the LOC135597343 gene encoding uncharacterized protein LOC135597343 isoform X5, producing MAIAALRRIPVHLARSDPFIYLRPLARPCSSSSSAAIAPSSSGSKKVADRIVKLHAVDPEGSKREVVGLSGQTLLRALINAGLIDPASHRLEEIDACSAECEVHIAQQWLDKLPSASYDERYVLTRASRDRILNKHARLGCQVVLQPELQGEELKSS from the exons ATGGCGATCGCCGCCCTGCGTCGGATCCCTGTCCACCTCGCTCGATCCGATCCCTTCATCTATCTCCGGCCCCTTGCGCGCCCCTGCTCCTCTTCATCTTCCGCTGCCATCGCTCCCTCCTCCTCCGGTTCCAAGAAGGTCGCCGACCGGATCGTCAAACTGCACGCCGTCGATCCCGAAGGAAGCAAGCGTGAAGTGGTCGGACTCTCCGGTCAGACGCTTCTCCGCGCTCTGATCAACGCCGGCCTCATCGACCCCGCGTCCCACCGCTTGGAGGAGATCGACGCCTGCTCCGCGGAGTGCGAGGTCCACATCGCGCAGCAGTGGCTCGACAAGCTTCCGTCGGCGTCCTACGACGAGCGTTACGTTCTCACCAGGGCCTCCAGGGACCGCATCCTCAACAAGCACGCCAGGCTCGGGTGCCAGGTCGTTCTCCAGCCCGAGCTGCAAG GTGAAGAGTTAAAATCCTCGTGA
- the LOC135597343 gene encoding uncharacterized protein LOC135597343 isoform X3 — protein MAIAALRRIPVHLARSDPFIYLRPLARPCSSSSSAAIAPSSSGSKKVADRIVKLHAVDPEGSKREVVGLSGQTLLRALINAGLIDPASHRLEEIDACSAECEVHIAQQWLDKLPSASYDERYVLTRASRDRILNKHARLGCQVVLQPELQEETDEDNVLKI, from the exons ATGGCGATCGCCGCCCTGCGTCGGATCCCTGTCCACCTCGCTCGATCCGATCCCTTCATCTATCTCCGGCCCCTTGCGCGCCCCTGCTCCTCTTCATCTTCCGCTGCCATCGCTCCCTCCTCCTCCGGTTCCAAGAAGGTCGCCGACCGGATCGTCAAACTGCACGCCGTCGATCCCGAAGGAAGCAAGCGTGAAGTGGTCGGACTCTCCGGTCAGACGCTTCTCCGCGCTCTGATCAACGCCGGCCTCATCGACCCCGCGTCCCACCGCTTGGAGGAGATCGACGCCTGCTCCGCGGAGTGCGAGGTCCACATCGCGCAGCAGTGGCTCGACAAGCTTCCGTCGGCGTCCTACGACGAGCGTTACGTTCTCACCAGGGCCTCCAGGGACCGCATCCTCAACAAGCACGCCAGGCTCGGGTGCCAGGTCGTTCTCCAGCCCGAGCTGCAAG AAGAGACTGATGAAGACAATGTTCTAAAAATATAA
- the LOC135597343 gene encoding uncharacterized protein LOC135597343 isoform X4 has protein sequence MAIAALRRIPVHLARSDPFIYLRPLARPCSSSSSAAIAPSSSGSKKVADRIVKLHAVDPEGSKREVVGLSGQTLLRALINAGLIDPASHRLEEIDACSAECEVHIAQQWLDKLPSASYDERYVLTRASRDRILNKHARLGCQVVLQPELQGLWSPQLLH, from the exons ATGGCGATCGCCGCCCTGCGTCGGATCCCTGTCCACCTCGCTCGATCCGATCCCTTCATCTATCTCCGGCCCCTTGCGCGCCCCTGCTCCTCTTCATCTTCCGCTGCCATCGCTCCCTCCTCCTCCGGTTCCAAGAAGGTCGCCGACCGGATCGTCAAACTGCACGCCGTCGATCCCGAAGGAAGCAAGCGTGAAGTGGTCGGACTCTCCGGTCAGACGCTTCTCCGCGCTCTGATCAACGCCGGCCTCATCGACCCCGCGTCCCACCGCTTGGAGGAGATCGACGCCTGCTCCGCGGAGTGCGAGGTCCACATCGCGCAGCAGTGGCTCGACAAGCTTCCGTCGGCGTCCTACGACGAGCGTTACGTTCTCACCAGGGCCTCCAGGGACCGCATCCTCAACAAGCACGCCAGGCTCGGGTGCCAGGTCGTTCTCCAGCCCGAGCTGCAAG GTTTGTGGAGTCCCCAGCTACTACATTAA